One window of the Zea mays cultivar B73 chromosome 3, Zm-B73-REFERENCE-NAM-5.0, whole genome shotgun sequence genome contains the following:
- the LOC103651285 gene encoding AP-1 complex subunit mu-2, translating into MAGAVSALFLLDIKGRVLVWRDYRGDVSALQAERFFTKLLDKEGDSEVHSPVVYDDAGVTYMFIQHNNVFLLTAARQNCNAASILLFLHRVVDVFKHYFEELEEESLRDNFVVVYELLDEMMDFGYPQYTEAKILSEFIKTDAYRMEVTQRPPMAVTNAVSWRSEGIRYKKNEVFLDVVESVNILVNSNGQIVRSDVVGALKMRTYLSGMPECKLGLNDRVLLEAQGRATKGKAIDLDDIKFHQCVRLARFENDRTISFIPPDGSFDLMTYRLSTQVKPLIWVEAQIEKHSRSRIELMVKARSQFKERSTATNVEIEVPVPSDATNPNIRTSMGSAAYAPERDAMVWKVKSFPGGKEYMCRAEFSLPSITAEEGAPEKKAPIRVKFEIPYFTVSGIQVRYLKIIEKSGYQALPWVRYITMAGEYELRLI; encoded by the exons ATGGCGGGCGCCGTGTCGGCGCTCTTCCTGCTGGACATTAAGGGCCGCGTCCTCGTCTGGCGCGACTATCGTGGTGATGTCTCCGCGCTCCAGGCCGAGCGCTTCTTCACCAAGCTCCTCGACAAGGAG GGCGACTCGGAAGTCCACTCGCCTGTGGTCTACGACGACGCCGGCGTCACGTACATGTTCATCCAGCACAACAATGTCTTCCTCCTCACCGCTGCTCGCCAGAACTGCAACGCGGCCAGCATCCTCCTCTTCCTCCACCGTGTCGTAGAT GTGTTTAAGCACTACTTCGAGGAACTGGAAGAGGAGTCGCTCAGAGATAACTTCGTCGTTGTG TATGAGTTGCTGGATGAGATGATGGATTTCGGGTACCCACAATACACGGAGGCGAAGATCCTAAGTGAGTTCATCAAGACAGATGCGTACAGGATGGAGGTCACACAGCGTCCACCCATGGCCGTGACAAATGCTGTGTCATGGAGGAGCGAGGGGATCCGTTACAAGAAGAATGAA GTCTTCTTGGATGTAGTAGAGAGTGTTAACATTCTAGTTAACAGCAATGGGCAGATTGTGAGATCAGATGTGGTTGGGGCACTGAAGATGCGAACATATTTGAG TGGAATGCCTGAGTGCAAACTCGGCTTGAATGATAGGGTTCTTTTGGAGGCTCAAGGCAGAGCAACTAAAGGAAAAGCGATAGACCTTGATGATATCAAATTTCATCA GTGTGTACGTTTAGCTAGATTCGAGAATGATAGAACTATATCGTTCATACCTCCTGATGGATCTTTTGATCTAATGACATACAGGCTTAGCACTCAG GTAAAACCTCTTATCTGGGTCGAAGCACAGATTGAGAAACATTCTAGAAGCCGTATAGAACTCATGGTGAAGGCAAGGAGTCAGTTCAAGGAAAGAAG CACAGCAACAAATGTTGAAATTGAAGTGCCTGTTCCTTCAGATGCCACAAACCCAAATATAAGAACTTCAATGGGTTCTGCTGCATATGCTCCTGAGAGAGATGCAATGGTCTGGAAAGTAAAATCATTCCCTGGTGGCAAG GAATACATGTGCAGAGCAGAATTTAGTCTTCCTAGCATAACAGCGGAAGAAGGGGCCCCAGAAAAGAAGGCACCAATACGAGTGAAATTTGAGATACCATATTTCACCGTATCAGGTATTCAG GTCCGTTATCTGAAGATAATTGAAAAGAGTGGTTACCAGGCACTCCCCTGGGTTAGATATATCACGATGGCTGGCGAATATGAGCTGAGACTTATATGA
- the LOC100273420 gene encoding Farnesyl pyrophosphate synthase-like: MATAEVVVANGSGGADTKTAFKEIYSKLKQEMLEDPAFEFTDESLQWIDRMLDYNVLGGKCNRGLSVVDSYKILKGVDVLSKEETFLACTLGWCIEWLQAYFLVLDDIMDNSQTRRGQPCWFRVPQVGLIAVNDGIILRNHISRILQRHFKGKPYYVDIIDLFNEVEFKTASGQMLDLITTHEGEKDLTKYNLTVHRRIVQYKTAYYSFYLPVACALLLAGENLENFVDVKNILVEMGTYFQVQDDYLDCFGDPEFIGKIGTDIEDYKCSWLVVQALERAAENQKSILFENYGKSDPACVAKVKDLYKELKLEEVFHEYERESYNKLIADIEAQPSKAVQTVLKSFLHKIYKRDK; encoded by the exons ATGGCGACAGCGGAGGTGGTGGTGGCCAACGGCTCGGGCGGCGCCGACACCAAGACCGCGTTTAAGGAGATATACAGCAAGCTCAAGCAGGAGATGCTCGAGGACCCCGCCTTCGAATTCACTGACGAGTCGCTCCAGTGGATCGACCGC ATGTTGGATTACAATGTGCTTGGAGGAAAGTGCAATCGTGGGCTATCTGTTGTCGATAGCTACAAGATTTTGAAGGGTGTTGACGTTCTGAGCAAGGAGGAGACATTTCTGGCCTGCACCCTTGGCTGGTGTATTGAATGG CTTCAAGCTTATTTTCTTGTGCTTGATGATATTATGGACAACTCCCAGACACGGCGTGGCCAGCCTTGCTGGTTTAGAGTGCCACAG GTTGGTCTCATTGCAGTAAATGATGGGATTATCCTTCGCAATCATATCTCACGAATCCTTCAACGCCACTTCAAAGGAAAGCCATATTATGTTGATATCATTGACTTGTTCAACGAG GTTGAGTTCAAGACAGCTTCAGGGCAAATGTTGGATCTTATCACTACCCACGAGGGTGAAAAGGATCTAACTAAATATAACTTGACAGT TCACCGCCGCATCGTTCAGTACAAGACAGCTTATTATTCATTCTACCTTCCT GTTGCATGTGCATTGCTGCTGGCTGGTGAGAACTTGGAAAACTTTGTTGATGTAAAGAACATTCTCGTTGAAATGGGAACATACTTTCAAGTTCAG GATGACTATCTAGATTGTTTTGGTGATCCTGAATTCATTGGCAAG ATCGGAACTGACATTGAAGACTACAAATGTTCCTGGCTAGTTGTGCAAGCTCTTGAGCGTGCTGCTGAGAACCAAAAGAGCATTCTGTTT GAAAATTACGGAAAGTCTGATCCAGCGTGTGTTGCAAAGGTGAAGGACTTGTACAAAGAGCTTAAACTGGAG GAGGTTTTCCATGAGTACGAGAGGGAGAGTTACAACAAGCTGATTGCCGACATCGAGGCCCAGCCGAGCAAGGCAGTCCAAACTGTTTTGAAGTCCTTCcttcacaagatctacaagaGGGACAAGTAG